Proteins encoded together in one Macadamia integrifolia cultivar HAES 741 chromosome 8, SCU_Mint_v3, whole genome shotgun sequence window:
- the LOC122086040 gene encoding V-type proton ATPase subunit C-like isoform X2: MHFCVVRVFIESILRYGLPPSFLAAVLAPSAKSEKKLRSILEKLCDGTNSTYWKSEDDSGGMAGLGGDVDSHPYVSFTINLI; the protein is encoded by the exons ATGCATTTCTGTGTTGTCCGTGTCTTCATAGAGAGCATTCTGCGATATGGCTTGCCACCGTCTTTCTTG GCTGCAGTGTTAGCTCCATCAGCGAAAAGTGAGAAGAAACTACGTTCTATACTTGAAAAGTTGTGTGACGGCACAAACAG CACCTACTGGAAATCTGAAGATGATTCTGGAGGGATGGCAGGTTTGGGAGGTGATGTTGACAGTCATCCATATGTTTCCTTCACAATCAATCTCATTTGA
- the LOC122086040 gene encoding V-type proton ATPase subunit C-like isoform X1, protein MHFCVVRVFIESILRYGLPPSFLLQAAVLAPSAKSEKKLRSILEKLCDGTNSTYWKSEDDSGGMAGLGGDVDSHPYVSFTINLI, encoded by the exons ATGCATTTCTGTGTTGTCCGTGTCTTCATAGAGAGCATTCTGCGATATGGCTTGCCACCGTCTTTCTTG TTGCAGGCTGCAGTGTTAGCTCCATCAGCGAAAAGTGAGAAGAAACTACGTTCTATACTTGAAAAGTTGTGTGACGGCACAAACAG CACCTACTGGAAATCTGAAGATGATTCTGGAGGGATGGCAGGTTTGGGAGGTGATGTTGACAGTCATCCATATGTTTCCTTCACAATCAATCTCATTTGA